Proteins from a single region of Gossypium arboreum isolate Shixiya-1 chromosome 1, ASM2569848v2, whole genome shotgun sequence:
- the LOC108467950 gene encoding uncharacterized protein LOC108467950 — translation MAIKNEIITSTDLGDNEIGNISTWSIPKMISLVKSTFRSNDFAMVEKEFLAREQKSKLEIESLKQAKDSFSYKFEEERLEKMGFADDLRKCKKELEDMRGEVSKLREENMVLRERGKSAEERCNRLSEEVKGMYEKQHEIINLRSKNCELENEKAKAESELEILRKRFEELDKRVLCLETGFNTLQDEDDSKNNNRIGGEIGVSENGRLKPIEANGYSPNAGSWRPPSQNVVEIVDIDSDDDCAPVENPSVETATPTLKRKQTSTTDVGEGENGNNDALSEKLRMRKRQEPICRPNGCPVNHCSTTTIVSDINEVNRGSATPREDVMDSVQPEHRTESEHRSGDLINGFPLAGLCFSEESSVSSDTDSDDDSDGFISINHSQPAPEVQKENKN, via the exons ATGGCTATTAAGAATGAAATTATTACTTCGACAGATTTGGGTGACAACGAAATTGGGAATATCAGCACTTGGAGCATTCCCAAAATGATTTCTCTTGTAAAATCCACTTTTCGTTCCAACGATTTCGCCATGGTAGAAAAGGAATTTTTGGCGAGAGAGCAGAAATCAAAGCTGGAAATCGAGTCACTGAAACAGGCAAAGGATTCATTTTCCTACAAATTCGAAGAAGAGAGGTTGGAAAAAATGGGTTTTGCGGATGATCTGAGGAAATGCAAGAAAGAATTGGAGGACATGAGGGGTGAGGTTTCGAAGTTGCGGGAAGAAAATATGGTTTTGAGGGAAAGAGGAAAGTCTGCTGAGGAAAGGTGTAATAGATTGTCGGAGGAAGTGAAGGGTATGTATGAGAAACAACACGAAATTATAAATTTGAGAAGcaagaattgcgagcttgaaaaTGAGAAAGCCAAAGCTGAATCTGAGTTGGAAATACTGAGGAAGAGATTCGAGGAGTTGGATAAGAGGGTTTTATGTTTAGAGACTGGTTTTAATACTCTACAAGATGAAGATGATTCCAAGAACAACAATAGGATTGGGGGAGAAATTGGGGTTTCCGAAAATGGGAGGCTAAAACCTATTGAAGCTAACGGTTATTCACCAAATGCTG GGAGTTGGAGACCTCCATCTCAAAACGTTGTTGAGATTGTTGATATCGATAGTGATGATGATTGTGCACCAGTAGAAAATCCGAGTGTGGAAACTGCGACTCCAACTCTCAAAAGAAAACAAACTTCAACTACAGATGTAGGTGAGGGTGAAAATGGTAATAACGATGCATTATCTGAGAAGTTAAGGATGAGGAAACGTCAAGAGCCTATTTGCAGGCCTAATGGTTGTCCTGTTAATCATTGCTCAACGACAACAATTGTTTCTGATATCAATGAGGTTAACAGAGGCTCTGCCACACCAAGGGAAGATGTTATGGATTCAGTACAGCCTGAACATCGAACGGAGTCTGAGCATAGGTCTGGGGATCTTATCAATGGCTTTCCTTTGGCTGGGCTTTGTTTCTCCGAGGAAAGTTCTGTTTCCTCTGATACTGACTCTGATGATGACAGTGATGGATTTATTTCCATCAACCATTCTCAGCCTGCACCAGAGGTtcagaaggaaaacaaaaattag